The Mytilus edulis chromosome 5, xbMytEdul2.2, whole genome shotgun sequence genomic interval ggggaaataactctttgttTTTGTTATGGGCTTCCTGTAAATCAAGAGATATTTTGAAATACATCTTTATTACATATGACACATAACACGTAGTTATGTTACAATACATAGAATATCAAATAAGTTGATTCCATGCTAATTATGTAAGACTCAATCGTGTTTATTCTTATTTAAAATCGGTGTGTTAGTGACaaatacatgtcatgcatgtctTAAagggcagcaaccatttgattttctggggggggctatggggttttttttctggacaattttttttttcgcctgcggcgaaaaacaatatttttttcggGACAAGTtgaacacaatttttttctttaaatttaagcattacatatagtggcagctgagggtgaaatgTTGTAGACCTGGAGATATAAAGGTAGTCTAACTAGTTGAGTAAGGGAAGATCTTCTTTGGATCAATTGGTTGGAGCGCTGCCTTTAAATCCTGAGATTGAGGGTTTGAATCCCGCTGGTACTATCCATGGATTTTCACAACAATGGCGCTGCGAGCATCTGCTACTGgtacaaaaattgtatatagaaTATTGCCTGGCAGCGAGATGTTTGAATTGGTCATGAGGTTTGACCATCTGGTCATAGGATACCATGGCAATTCTAGGTGGCATCTAGGAAACTGGCCAGAGGGTTTCCGAGTAGAAGTCTCGGGGTTGTACAGTAGTGGACCTGTGAGTTGCTCGGATGGATGGTACGCAGCCccgaaaaaaaaaagggggaagagTGTTGTAGACCTGGAGATATAAAGGTAGTCTAACTAGTTGAGTAAGGGAAGATCTTCTTTGGCTCAATTGGTTAGAGTGCTGCCTTTAAATCCCGAGATTGAGGGTTCGAATCCTGCTGGTACCATCCATGGATTTTCACAACAATGGCGCTGCGAGCATCTGCTACTGgtacaaaaattgtatatagaaTATTGCCTGGCAGCGAGATGTTTGAATTGGTCATGAGGTTTGACCAGCCGGTCATAGGATACCATGGCAATTCTAGGTGGCATCTAGGAAACTGGCCAGAGGGTTTCCGAGTAGAAGTCTCGGGGTTGTACAGTAGTGGACCTGTGAGTTGCTCGGATGGATGGTACATTGTACGCAGCccgaaaaaaaaaagggggaagagTGTTGTAGACCTGGAGATATAAAGGTAGTCTAACTAGTTGAGTAAGGGAAGATCTTCTTTGGCTCAATTGGTTAGAGCGCTGCCTTTAAATCCCGAGAatgagggttggaatcccgctggTACCATCCATGGATTTTcacaacagaaaaaaacaatttttttttctcagaatcaaaaacaaattatttttttctccaaaaactaggaacaaacttttttttccaaaaaaaaccataccccccccccccccccccccagaaaatcaaatggttactGCCTAAATGACTGAAAAAAGGCTGCCagttataataattattattggGAAGACTAATTTTAAAACTGTAAAAGGGTAATATCCGCATTTATGGATATAATACCCAAAAAAGGTTACatatatcaaaatcaaataatatgTCATTTGGGAATAGATATCTTTGGAATTTATGTACTTTTCCTGTAAATCTATGTCTGTGACCATGTTTACTGATTCGTCCTATTTACATGACTTGGAACATTTTCTCTGATTTAAATACTGGTCCTATATAGAATTGATGATAAATTTCCACTGAATTGTTTAACTTTGGATGTCAAACATTGTATTTGaaggttcatttttttttacttttcagaaTGAGTATGCTTCAACTTCagatactttttatattttttctgaattttacaAGTGTTAAATGTGGTAAGTAGCTATATAGTCTTTAAAGATGTTGGACACTGTAGATGATTTAGTAAAATCTCTCTTTCTGTTGAATATTGAATCTGTAAATGCTGGTGATTGTGGATGGTTAGGTAGTATAATTAATGATAGGTTTTAAACTACAGAGAAGTAAATCAGAGTGTTATAACCTCAAATTACAATCACTTTGATTCACATTGAATCACTGATTTCTAGGAATCAGCCTGTTCTATATTGAATCACTATTCAGCACCAATCACACTGATTCAAATGAATCACTCATCACCAGCAATCACCCTGTTCAACATTGAATCACTTATCACCAGCAATCACCTGTTTCACATTGAATCACACATCATCAGCAATCACCCTGTTCAACATTAAATCACTCATCACCAGCAATCACCCAGTTCATCATTGAATCACTTATCACCAGTAATCACCTGTTTCAAATTGAATCACACATCATCAGAAATCACCCTGTTCAACATTAAATCCCTCATCACCAGCAATCACCCAGTTCTGACATTAAATCCCTCATCACTAGCAATCACCCTGTTTTACATTGAATCACTCATCACCAACAATCACCATGTTCCACATTGAATCCCTCATCACTAGCAAACCACTCTTTTCACATTGAATCAATCATCACCAACAATCACCATGTTCCGCATTGAATCACTCACCACCAGCAATCACCCAGTTCAACATTAAATCCCTCATCACTAGCAATCACCCTTTTTACATTGAATCACTCATCACCAACAATCACCATGTTCCACATTGAATCCCTCATCACTAGCAAACCACTCTTTTCACATTGAATCAATCATCACCAACAATCACCATGTTCCGCATTGAATCACTCACCACCAGCAATCACCCAGTTCAACATTAAATCCCTCATCACTAGCAATCACCCTTTTTACATTGAATCACTCATCACCAACAATCACCATGTTCCACATTGAATCACTCACCACAATCAATCACCAAGTTCCACATTAAATCACTCATCACCATCAATTACTTTGATTCACCTTGAATCACTGATCACTAAGAAATACCTTGTTACAAATGAATCACTCATCACCAGCAATCACCCAGTTCCACATTGAATCACTTATCACCAGCAATCACCTGTTTCACATTGAATCACACATCATCAGCAATCACCCAGTTCAACATCAAATCCCTCATCACTAGCAATCACCCTGTTCCACCTTGAATCACTCATCACCAGCAATCACCCTTTTCCACATTGAATCATTCATGACCAGCAATCATCCTGTTTCACATTGAATCACTCACCCCACAAGCAATCACCCTGTTCCACATTGAATCATTCAACACCAGCAATAACCCTGTTCCACATTGAATCACTCATCAACAGCAACCACCCTGTTCCACATTGAATCATTCAACACCAGCAATCACCCTGTTCCACATTGAATCACTCATCAACAGCAACCACCCTGTTCCACATTGAATCATTCAACACCAACAATCACCCTGTTCCACATTGAATCACTCATCACCAACAATCACCCTGTTCCACCTTGAATCACTCACCACCAGCAATCACCCTGTTCCACATTGAATCATTCAACACCAACAATCACCATGTTCCACATTGAATCACTTATCACCAGCAATCACCCTGTTCCACATTGAATCATTCAACACCAACAATCATCCTGTTCCACATTGAATCACTCATCACCAGCAATCATCCTGTTCCACATTGAATCACTCATCACCAGCAATCATCCTGTTCCACATTGAATTACTCATCACCAGCAATCATCCTGTTCCACATTGAATCACTCATCACCAGCAATCATTCTGTTCTACATTAATCTATCATCACCAGCAATCACCCTTATCCACATTGAATCACTCATCACCAGCAATGATCCTGTTCCACATTGAATCATTCATTACCAGTAATGATCCTGTTCCACATTCATCTATCATCACCAACAATCATCCTGTTCCCCATTGAATCACTAATCACCAGCAATCCCCTTGTTTCCCATTGAAACGCTCAACACCAACAATCACCCTGTTTCATGTTGAATCACTCAACACCGGCAATTACCCTGTTCCATATTGAATCACTCATCACCAGCATTCACCCTGTTCTGCATTATATCATACATCACCAGCACTCACCCTGTTCCACATTGAATCATTTAACACCAGAAATCACCCTGTTCCACATTGAATCCCTCATTACCAGCAATCATCCTGTTCAACATTGAATCATTCAACACCAACAATCACCCTGTTACACATTGAATCACTCATCACCAGCAATCACCCTGTTAAACCTTGAATCACTCACCACCAGCAATCACCCTGTTCCACATTGAATCATTCAACACCAGCAATAACCATGTTCTGCATTGAATCACTTATCACCAGCAATCACCCTGTTCCACATTGAATCATTCAACACCAACAATCATCCTGTTTCACATTGAATCACTCATCACCAGCAATCATCCTGTTCCACATTGAATCACTCATCACCAGCAATCATTCTGTTCTACATTAATCTATCATTACCAGCAATCACCCTTATCCACATTGAATCACTCATCACCAGCAATGATCCTGTTCCACATTGAATCATTCATTACCAGTAATGATCCTGTTCCACATTAATCTATCATCAACAACAATCATCCTATTCCCCCATTGAATCACTCATCACCAGCAATCCCGTTGTTTCCCATTGAAACGCTCAACACCAACAATCACTCTGTTTCATGTTGAATCACTCAACACCGGCAATTACCCTGTTCCATATTGAATCACTCATCACCACCAATCACCCTGTTCTGCATTATATCATACATCACCAGCACTCACCCTGTTCCACATTGAATCATTTAATACCAGAAATCACCCTGTTCCACATTGAATCACTCATTACCAGCAATCATCCTGAATCATTTAATACCAGAAATCACCCTGTTCCACATTGAATCATTCAACACCAGCAATCACCATGTTTCACATTAAATCATTCAACACCAACAATCACCCTGTTACACATCGAATCACTCACCACCAGCAATCACCCTGTTCCACATTGAATCATTGAACACCAGCAATCACCATATTCTGCATTGAATCACTTATCACCAGCAATTACCCTGTTCCACATTGAATCATTCAACACCAACAATCATCCTGTTCCACATTGAATCACTCATCACCAGCAATCATCCTGTTCCACATTAAATCACTCATCACCAGCAATCATTCTGTTCTACATTAATCTATCATCACCAGCAATCACCTTTATCCACATTGAATCACTCATCACCAGCAATGATCCTGTTCCACATTGAATCATTCATTACCAGTAATGATCCTGTTCCACATTAATCTATCATCACCAGCAATCACCTTTATCCACATTGAATCACTCATCACCAGCAATGATCCTGTTCCACATTGAATCATTCATTACCAGTAATGATCCTGTTCCACATTAATCACTCATTACCAGCAATCATCCTGAATCATTTAATACCAGAAATCACCCTGTTCCACATTGAATCATTCAACACCAGCAATCACCATGTTTCACATTAAATCATTCAACACCAACAATCACCCTGTTACACATCGAATCACTCACCACCAGCAATCACCCTGTTCCACATTGAATCATTGAACACCAGCAATCACCATATTCTGCATTGAAATACTTATCACCAGCAATTACCCTGTTCCACATTGAATCATTCAACACCAACAATCATCCTGTTCCACATTGAATCACTCATCACCAGCAATCATCCTGTTCCACATTAAATCACTCATCACCAGCAATCATTCTGTTCTACATTAATCTATCATCACCAGCAATCACCTTTATCCACATTGAATCAATCATCACCAGCAATGATCCTGTTCCACATTGAATCATTCATTACCAGTAATGATCCTGTTCCACATTAATCTATCATCACCAGCAATCACCTTTATCCACATTGAATCACTCATCACCAGCAATGATCCTGTTCCACATTGAATCATTCATTACCAGTAATGATCCTGTTCCACATTAATCTATCATCACCAGCAATCACCTTTATCCACATTGAATCACTCATCACCAGCAATGATCCTGTTCCACATTGAATCATTCATTACCAGTAATGATCCTGTTCCACATTAATCTATCATCACCAGCAATCACCTTTATCCACATTGAATCACTCATCACCAGCAATGATCCTGTTCCACATTGAATCTTTCATTACCAGTAATGATCCTGTTCCACATTAATCTATCATCACCAGCAATCACCTTTATCTACATTGAATCACTCATCACCAGCAATGATCCTGTTCCACATTGAATCATTCATTACCAGTAATGATCCTGTTCCACATTCATCTATCATCAACAACAATCATCCTGTTCCCCATTGAATCACTCATCACCAGCAATCCCCTTGTTTCCCATCGAAACGCTCAACACCAACAATCACCCTGTTTCATGTTGAATCACTCAACACTGGCAATTACCCTGTTCCACATTGAATTAATAATCACCCTGTTCTGCATTATATCATACATCACCAGCAATCACCCTGTTCCACATTGAATCATTTAACACCAGAAATCACCCTGTTCCACATTGAATCACTCATTACCAGCAATCATCCTGTTCCACATTGAATCATTCAACACCAGCAATCACCATGTTTCACATTGAATCATTCAACACCAACAATCCCCCTGTTACACATTGAATCACTCATCACCAGCAATCACCCTGTTCCACATTGAATCACTTAACACCAACAATCACTCTGCTCCACGTTGAATCACTCATTACCAGCAAATACCCTGTTCCACATTGAATCTCTCACCACCAGCAATCACCATGTTCCACATTGAATCATTCAACACCAACAATCACCCTGTTTCATATTGAATCACTCATCATCTGCAAGAGTGATTTTTAAATGAATCAGCTtttataaaagtaagaagatgtggtatgtatgccaatgagacaactctccaccagagagaccaaatgatgtagaactTATAAATGTAAGCTATAGAAATACATATCAAAATATGGAGATATGCGGTATTATTGTCAATAACAAATAATCAAAGGACCAAAGGACAAGGCTGTAAACAACTACACAGTACtttatagccttcaacaatgagtaaattCCATATATTAACATATAAAAGGCCCTGGGATGAGAGTATTTATTTGCATATGATTAATTGTATTTTGGTATTAGTTAATAGGTGTTTCCATAATGTCCTTttttatatgtccaaggtctgtaataatggccCATGGCAACACGGAGAAAGATTTTAGCCTcagaggccattattactgactgaaaacatattattatattatgtttcacTACTTAAATATGAGTATGTACATGCATTAGATTATTAAATATTCAGAGTAAGTAATACAACTCTttttatgttgtacatgtatgaataacaattttatttgtaCAATGTACAAGTTTTACAGTAAGACAAACTTTGTTATGCCAAATTCTCTTTCCAGTTAAAAGggaaattctataaaaaaaacacaattcaaTTATTGTTGGTATTCGTTATTTCTTTTTGGAAATATTGAGTGCAACCATAACAAGATAGATGTACTATAATAGTCGACCAAAGGGGAAAAGTACAGGTGTTGACATTTAAAgtcaatttcaaaaaaaaatatacctgaaTTGTTGTTGGAAAATGATGGGTCTAATTTATTCTTACTTCATTAATATTCTGTTCAATTGTACAATGCAGTACTTATTCCTTGTACATTTGTGATAGTGAATGATGCTTTTAACAAATAGTTGAAACATGATtgaatatactttatatttcagtgACTCACTACTGTCAAAATGGTATCACACAGACAATAAATGGTGAGACTAATGGCACTATCAGAACAGTTCTTTCTGGTAAAAATGTCTATGACAACAACTTGAACTGTGGTTGGGTGATTGATGGAGGTGTGGGTAAACTGATCCAGCTGTCAATCACACATGTCAATCTACAGTTAGCACCCTCCTACTCGTCATGTGGGACATATGATCATCTCTCAATAATGGATGGTAAATAATACTTATTTTGATATCGTTTATTATAATAAACGTTCTGCTTTGCCTAAAATATCAATTGTTAATTGTAGACATTGTATATCATGCAGCTTTTAAAAAGTGCTTAGATTATAGAAAGATGCAGCAAgaacaaatagatataggaagatgtggtgtgagtgccaatgagacaactctccaaccaaataacaatttagaaaagttaaccattataagtctatgtacggccttcaacatggaaccttggctcacaccgaacaaaaagctataaagggccccaaaattactagtgtaaaaccattcaaacaggaaaacgaaCGGTCTAATCTCTataaagaaatgagaaacacgtataaataacataaacaaacgacaactactgtaagTTTTAATATGAATTCTTTACTCTAAGTTTACCCTACTAAGAAAAGGAAATGTTGGGTTGATGTCAACATGACATAACTTGCCTTATCAAACTGTATGAGGAGGggaattattcaaaattattgtttttggAGAGTTTCTCAATTGATGTAGTTGTTGTGATGATAAGTGAGTTGTTATTaaaattgagtattttgttaCAAGTACTGGATTCTGCTGCAAAATTTGaagtatttatgtatttatgtacTTTTAATAATTTGAAATGATTTGTAGGTGATGCAACAGTAACTGAAGCCATTACATCAATATGTGGAGACAGGAATCCATATGAAGTACTCAGCTCAGGACGCTACCTCTATCTCAAATTCTACTCTAATGACAAAAACTTCTATCGACATAGTGGAATCACAGTTAATTTCCAAGTTTTCAGTATGTAACATGTTATGTTTTGAATATTCAGTGTTTGtctataaatgtaatgtttttatGTACATACCACATAATGAAATCGTTTTTGCATGCCAAACTGTAGCTTGGACATATAGAATTAACCTTGAATTGCTGTATATCTGCCAAGTTGGTTAATTTTTATGCCCCTCATGTCCGTACTTccccaaattttttttctgttctcttactttaagtttgcctcaacccaaatgttataaaacttatatacaatgcttataaccacaaaacactaATCAACTTGAAATTGGGTGGTGTCACTTTCAATGTCTTTGAGTTATGCccatatgaatttaaaaattgctaaatctattgtttccccttctctaactttagtttgcctcaaccaaatgttatgaaacgtatacacaatacttataatCACAAAACAGTCTTAACAGAATAGATCCTGTATCTGTATGTGGAAGTTGACTCACTCATAGTTAaacattcttcatttatttttagctcacctggcccaaccaaccaagatggcaaccatggctaaaaatagaacataggggtaaaatgcagtttttggcttttatctcaaaaaaccaaagcatataaagcaaatctgacatgagtaaaatTCTTTATCTGGtcgagatctatctgccctgaaattttcagatgaatcggacaacccgttgttaggttgctggcTCTGAAtctgtaattttaaggaaattttgccgtgtttggttattatcttgaatattattatagatagagataaactgtaaacagcaataatgtacagcaaagtaagacctaaaaataagtcgaCATGATCATAATGgtcataaggagttattgccctttatagtcaatttttaacaattttcataaaatttgtaaagttttactaacattttccactgtaactactgggccaagttcattatagatagacataattgtaagcagcaagaatgttcagtaaagtaagatctacaaacaaatcaccatcaccaaaacacaattttgtcatgaatccatctgtgtcctatgtttaatatgcacatagaccaaggtgagcaacacaggttctttagagcctctagtttattataagtatatttctttgaaattatctcttttaatACATTGTAGTATGTTTATAAGACATATTCTACGACTGCAATCCTTTTTGTATAAGTCAACACTGTTAATTCCTTGAAgcattttgtatttaaacataatCATGGtgaaattattttgataaaatctgTCGTTTATTCCTGATATGATATAAGTGTCCATTGTAACCTGAATTCCTCATCTATTTACCCTTGCAGATGAAAATGAATGTCCGCCTGACTGGACAAACCTGACCACTACTGACCAGTGTTACAGAATAAGACAGTCTCACGTAGCCGGAGTAGACTGGAACTCTGCCTACGATAACTGTATGTTTAGTCAGGCCAACTTAGCTATCATTAATCATCATCAAGTCTTTGATAATTTAAGAGGTAATGTATTACAGTGGTATTATATCATCTGCttattataaaatgaaatattctgtaAACATGAACATTTTTGCACTTAGGCACACACTATTCATTTGCCAATTActacttttgattttgttattacacactttttaaacaaattacttcacTTTGTCAATCATAGACTGGTTCTATACcagacaaaattcacttttgccaatgcaaagcatgctcaattgaaagtgatgtatcggcAGTTTCActaattttttatgaaaacaatttatgatgtcaaaagtatttagctaagcaacaaaattaatgtaatgaaaaaaattgaataaaaggtTACTCACATTATGCACAGGTATATTTGCTATTTCTGTTAGCTCtccattttgaataaaaattaacgTCCCTCATAAGGTAGACAGCTTAAAAAGAGATCTCTAAATACAGGGTCAATTAGGGGAATTGGCAAATAGACAATTAAGAAGAGAAATagtttgtatttttataattgta includes:
- the LOC139524887 gene encoding uncharacterized protein isoform X6 — its product is MLIIMSMLQLQILFIFFLNFTSVKCVTHYCQNGITQTINGETNGTIRTVLSGKNVYDNNLNCGWVIDGGVGKLIQLSITHVNLQLAPSYSSCGTYDHLSIMDGDATVTEAITSICGDRNPYEVLSSGRYLYLKFYSNDKNFYRHSGITVNFQVFNENECPPDWTNLTTTDQCYRIRQSHVAGVDWNSAYDNCMFSQANLAIINHHQVFDNLRAHAQNVSVGSAWIGLTDIETEGKFKWLDNTYLANWIRTEGNNDDSDCAIFNFNTQKFQFKECERDKHLAVCQRNKVNKTSIFSIPVEKEKEKKVEHFNIRIILIIVGIVLAIIIVVAIIVCKRKRKHRYNQAHRSVEMDSVGDEEETPRLVSTNYTEGPEIGNKTSLPEGTIQPSAPPSYEHVMAGHA
- the LOC139524887 gene encoding uncharacterized protein isoform X1, which encodes MTEKRLPVIIIIIGKTNFKTVKGMSMLQLQILFIFFLNFTSVKCVTHYCQNGITQTINGETNGTIRTVLSGKNVYDNNLNCGWVIDGGVGKLIQLSITHVNLQLAPSYSSCGTYDHLSIMDGDATVTEAITSICGDRNPYEVLSSGRYLYLKFYSNDKNFYRHSGITVNFQVFNENECPPDWTNLTTTDQCYRIRQSHVAGVDWNSAYDNCMFSQANLAIINHHQVFDNLRAHAQNVSVGSAWIGLTDIETEGKFKWLDNTYLANWIRTEGNNDDSDCAIFNFNTQKFQFKECERDKHLAVCQRNKVNKTSIFSIPVEKEKEKTEIISLRWQIILGISGGVIIVIICFALYCKFHRKRPTSPGSESSTSRSLRYQPQEPSYNHQHFPDRTPRRETNNDQYNRSNDAPPPYADVPFNNTNSRPAVHINPQINLNVTVNSNGDQPPSYIFSAPTV
- the LOC139524887 gene encoding uncharacterized protein isoform X5 yields the protein MTEKRLPVIIIIIGKTNFKTVKGMSMLQLQILFIFFLNFTSVKCVTHYCQNGITQTINGETNGTIRTVLSGKNVYDNNLNCGWVIDGGVGKLIQLSITHVNLQLAPSYSSCGTYDHLSIMDGDATVTEAITSICGDRNPYEVLSSGRYLYLKFYSNDKNFYRHSGITVNFQVFNENECPPDWTNLTTTDQCYRIRQSHVAGVDWNSAYDNCMFSQANLAIINHHQVFDNLRAHAQNVSVGSAWIGLTDIETEGKFKWLDNTYLANWIRTEGNNDDSDCAIFNFNTQKFQFKECERDKHLAVCQRNKVNKTSIFSIPVEKEKEKKVEHFNIRIILIIVGIVLAIIIVVAIIVCKRKRKHRYNQAHRSVEMDSVGDEEETPRLVSTNYTEGPEIGNKTSLPEGTIQPSAPPSYEHVMAGHA